The Scleropages formosus chromosome 15, fSclFor1.1, whole genome shotgun sequence genomic sequence TTATTACACGTGCTATGACTTCATAATGTTGCTCAACTTTTTTAACGACTAATTACAAAACACTGTGCCATTTGCCATGAGTGTGAGGTGTAGCATCGCGGACTTGTCAAGCGGACTTGTCAAGCTCAGAAAAGCGCtaacttcttcttttttctttttctgtcgcTCTTACAGTTACAAGTAATTGTCGTTCCAGAGCAGGGTTTGTCACtcgtgatttttctttttaaatttcatatcaCAGCAGGGAATAAACTACAGCCATTGCCTTGTGGTGAACTTCTGTGCTAATGAGACTGTGACCGTTGGAAACGGGGACTTGTTGGTTACTTTTACAGAAAGGATGCCGTGTTCAAAGCTACTGTCATAACTCAAGCTGCCAGCATCCTCCTCAGAGGCAGCGTTTCAAAATTCAGAAGTGAAAAGCCACAAGTTGCAGAGAAGTGGATGTATTGGACGTAGGGTTTGGCATGTGGTGCGTTTACCGAATGAGCAGCGAGAAGAAATGCAAGACGGTAGGAAGCaagctaaacattttttttttttttttttgtccaaattgGGTAGAAATTGAGCAAAACCGGAGGTTTGCGGtctaaataatgtgaaaaacgGACGAGACTCTTAGAGAAGGCCTGTTTTCGGCTGTTGCGCCATGTACATTTGGACACACGGGTCCTACATGGTACAGGCTTTAACTCCAGCCTGTTGACTACTGAATATGTTTCTTTCGCCTGAGCTCTCACCGAATAAGTGCTGTAGAGGACGGGGGAGTAACAAACCACCTTTTCCCTCCCATTGTTGACGAATCTAGTCGTAATGCGGCGAGTCTTCATGTATCGACGAGGAGGTTGCTAAAATATCCTTGTGTTAAACTGATTGCAGCAGTTTTTCCCTTCATTACTTGCTTTGTAAACCAGCCAAGTGCGTGAACTTCATGAAGACAGAGCGTCGAACCCCAGGCACTCAAACTGATATTTTGGACAGGCTTTGCTTAAATGCCTACTCACCAAGACCCATGAAAAGCATGTTGTCATAATAGAGCTCTGCATCTTAGCGCTGTATTGGAAGTGCTagaatttttcataaaatgtctGTTAGCACATTTACTTGACAGAAATCGACTATAGGGTAATttggcttaattttttttgtttgcgtttttaaagtttaaattgtAGTAAACATAATGTTTTGCCACAGTAGTTCTTTAAATAGGTTAGGTTTTATGACTTAGAATAAGAAGTGGATTAATGAACTAAGGCGTGATGAGTACATGTAAACTTTCTTTGCAGTCTCATTGAACAATGAGCAGATGTTGTACATGGCCACATGCTAATTTgcgaaatttaaaaaaggaaaagttggAAACGATTAACTGCAGCTTTGAAGAAGTACCTTATTTCCTGTGCGCCGGTGatcatgggaaatgtagttcttGCACTCAAGTGACATGAAAACATAACCGTATGCTTTCCAGCTCCAAGTTAATCTCATGCTGCACTGTGCCATAACTGCTTAACTCCTGCATTTGTTCGGCCTTTCACAGCTCTTATGTGTTGTGACAATACCGTCTTGAGTTATGGAATAACTTCATATGTAAGTTTTATGTGCATTTATCTGTGTGTACAAAGTAATTCTTTCCAATTTGATAAATTACTTGAATCCAGTCTTAGAACccaaatttttcatgttttacaccTTTTTGTAAAGAATACTGCATTTTATATCTTATATTGCAATTCTTGCATCTAGGTAGCTGAACTGCTTTATAGGAAATAGTTGTCATGTCTTTAATTGACGGGGACTTAACAGGTgtttttgtgtaccttttatCTTTCTGTTCAAACTTCAGGATGTTGGGTTTTTTGTTCTGCTCGTCATTCTTTTGTTACCTTCTGTAGCCTTGTTTGTGTATTCCATTGTCCCGTGCAGCTCTTTTTTTTGGTAATCTGGACTGCTTTGCAGGAGTCGGATGCAAATGTGGAAATGACACTATTAACAGAGGAGACTCCAGAGGAATCCCATTTGTAGCCTTTTGATGGAATACTGTCTACTCAAAAGAGTAGAGCCACCAGAGGTGTGTTTAGAAAGTTTCATATTTGGACCTCAAGTGTCTCAGTCCCTGCATTAGGATAGTTGTGTCAAAGTCCATAGTGAAGATTTTGGTAAATAAGCATTGTATCATAGAATGCATAATGTAGcgaatatttttgttttcccaaaacacAGCATTGCATAGTGAAGACTACTGAAAACTTTCAGGAATGAActctgttttatatttcattagTTAAAAAGGAGTACAAAATGCCAATGAATTGATCTTATGCCTGCATTTGTCACACTTGAAAGTTccgcttttttttattttcgggtatgttgaacattttattttaatatggttTCTGATTTCTGTTTTGGGATTTATATTACAAACGGGTCACTGTGGGAAAGTAACACCCCTCTATGCACAAAATCCCTTAGCTGAGCTCGACTTCTGCTGTGATCTATGTTCTCAGGAATGTATACTGTCTTCCCataatgtcttttattttcatgtgaagagtgaaaataaaaatattttttttctctccagaaaGGTTTGCATCCTTCTGCATTTTCTATGGATTAATTGCTGGAATTTGTGGAGCTCTGTATATTGTTTTTATAATCTGTCATTTTTTGTTGTGTCTCCAAGAAATTGAGCACTTGATCAGGTGTGTTCTAATTCCACCCAAGACTACTGTCATAATGGTGGGAAAGGCACTTCctgtgatttttaatatttactaaTGCTGCTCATATCACAAGGTGGTCCACACGTGATCATTGCTTGGTTAATGGCATTCACACGACACCCAATCTTGGAAATATGGCTGCAGTCTACATCACTTGACAGGCCATctaatttttacaaaacaaacttcAGTCTTAGTTTTAAGATTTTAGAAGAGCTgcctttattaaaaagaaatgaaaaatttaaattcaaatttaacaGCTCTAAATATGAGTATCCATGCAACAGCTATATATTGTAGAGTAATTAAAATCATATGTTCATAACAATTACTGCCTTTTAAGATGTTgcttatttcagaaaaaaattacatgaaagGTTATTACTAGTCAAACGGAAGCTGCCAGATAGCTATTTCTAGTGAAACACAAACTGCCTTTTgtgtaataacatttttgttttctgatctCCACCATAGAGTGAAATATAACTCCATAAACCACATATGCATCCATAATTGCTCTTCTACTTTGCATCCTCCTTGACCCTTTTTTCTAGGTATCCGTGCAATGTGCGGGTCTGTTGAACATGCTGTAGAATCAAACCTGCTCTCTGAAACATGGAAGGAATCATTTTGTTCACTTGTCATACAGAACAACTTTGATAACAGTTTTACCATTGATGAAGGAAGGCATCAAAACCCCCACTGAAGTCCTACACGTTGAGCTAAGGATCatcagcaggacacacacagcaccacccAAGACTTTATGAACATTTCTATCGACCACATGAAACAGGCTTTAATGCTCCAGAAAATTAGCATTAAAATCATATGTAATCATTCCAAATATGCTTTTTAGTCAAGTGAAAGAGCTATTAAAACTGTTTAATGAGGGAACATGAGAAATTTATGGAAACTCCCTGGGACACAGCAagcaaatgcagattttttggAGGATCAGGGTTCAAAGAACTTAACTGTTAGGTCAGAACCAATGGGGGCAggaggacagacacacacagtaatCAGGAGAGAGGTGATGGTGGGTACTAAAGTTGACAAGCCTCACAAACAGTGACTCCATGGGGCAGCATCCTTCAACTCCACTCCTGAGTTCTATCATTATTGCTCAAACAACCTGCAGAGGAACAGGACACAGAAAATGTGcaactgtatgtatttttagtaagaaaatgtaataaattatagTTTCACCATGGTTTTACCTTGCTCTGTATGCTCTCTGATGTAGCTTCCTGGTACTGCATGTCTTTTGTTGCAACTGTTTCACTGCCTATGTCTGCTACGGGTACCACTGTGCTTTGCTGAGGTCCTTCAACGGAAGTTTGTAGAATATCTGCTCTAGGTTTCTGGCACTCTGGTGGTCCTCCAGTAGTGCTCTCGGGAAGATCCACATGCTCAGTGACTTGGCTCTCCTCTTCTTTGATAGCCTCACACTGCTCTTGTGCTAGTAACATTTGACATTGAGAATCTGGAACAATGGCTTCCATCAGACCACTGTCCACCTTGGCAGTCGTAGCTTGTTCTGCATCCTCGCTCTTCTGCAATTCCACTGTTGCTCTCTCCTCAGTTTTTGTGTCAGAGACCTCTTGACACGGATCTTCCTTCGTTTCAGGTTCGCTTGAGTAAACTTCTACCTCATCTGTCTGACTTGAAACATCTCTGACAGACACTAGTTCAAATGGTACCCCGTCCACAGCTATTTCCGTTGCCTGGTGATCCAAACCTTGATCCTCCAACTCCACTTTTGCATCTTCCTCTTCATGTGAGTCTTCCTCCCTTGTTGTATGACTCTTGTCACATTCTGTATCTTCTTTTGCCTCATGTCTGACCTCTTCTTCGGTTAACTCTTCTTCAGCCTTCTTAGAGCCTTCAGCAACCTCTCTCACATCAACATTCTCTTCCAATAACGCTGGACCAGTTTCTACCGTCTCAGTTTCAGAAACCTcttgttcttctgttttgtcACCCTTAGTAATAATACTTGTTGCTAACGAATCTGTTGGGGTAATTGTAGCAACTTCTGTTTCATGGTGAAcattagaaacaaaaaactccctttCTGTTTCTGATATGATCTCCATTGCCTCTTTAGTGCTTTCTGGAGAAATGTCTGGCCTATGTTCTTCAGCAGCTGTAGCTTGAGTCTGCAGAAAACtttcttcagctgttttctCAATACTTTCACAGACGTCCTCCACAGCGGCAGTGACATTGGTCAATGCTACATCAACATCTGATTTAATAACTGCTTCCACCACTGGTGCATCACCTGCAGTATCCTTAATGTGATCTTCttcagatttttctctttttgcggAAGACACCTCAATGACATTTGTGGACTGACCAGAAGCAAATTCATCAGCATTTGATACAACAGGACCTTCAGCTACAGGCTTAGGTGTGTCTTCTGCTACAAGGTGTACCTCAAGTGTTTCTATCTCACCTTCTCCAGAACTTACAAGAGCTTCTTTAACTGGTACAGCTTCTTGTAGATCATTTACTGCTTCACTTATTTGTTCTTTAACTTCTATTTGTGCCTGGGAAACTTCCTCGATTCCATTTTGTTCTGGAaacttctctttctcctccaaGATTTGTTGTACTTGAGCTCCAGCTTCTTGGAATTGAATTTTCTGCTCTTTTATGTCTGCCTCATGGATCTCAGCTGCTACTTGAGATTTTGCTTTTGAGTCAAAACCTGTACAGATGGCAGTGACTTCTGACATTTCATGGGCTGCTAAAactgttttctcttcttttgtgACTGACTCCAGTATTTGTGAAGAAACCGAAACAAGAACTACCTCTACTTTTGTATCTGCTAAAGTTACTGGTAAGACAACTGGAATCAAACTGATGCTTTCCACAGCCTCTTGGAGAACTGCCTCTGCTTGTTTTACTTCATACTCCTGAGGCACTTCTGTTGTCACATCTGGTGTTTCGTGGTCCTGAGAAAGTTCTTCAGATGGTATTTTAGCAATAGTGTCCTCGGTTACGACTTCTCCAGCTACGTCTGCTTGTTTCTGTGGAATGTCCTCATTTAATGTAATATCAACAGGTTCAAGCGCTGAAGATTCTGATACAGGTACAGCAGGAGGAGATTCTAAATCGACCAACAATGTATCACTGCCAGCTTGATCGGATGACACCTGTTCTTGTTGATCGTCAGACTTTTTCTTCTTGCTTCCAGGAATAAGCTTTTTCAAGGATACCCAAGTGGATCCACCATCTCCCCCTGTCTGTTCATGGTCTACTTCTTGTGAAATTTCAAGTTCAGGTTCTTTTATTAATTCCTGAGATTCCTCTGGCTTCTCTTCTCCACCACCAGAGCCTTTCCTGGCCCTCTTTTTGGAAGATCCCACACAAATAAGGGACTCCCAAGACACAGAAGAAGAAGCTTTCTTTTTGGGCTCTTCAGTGCTAAACTCTGCCTGTTCATCCTCAGTGGGTTTCATctcatcttcttcttcagtGACTATGAGATTGGTAACTTCTTCTTCACTCCCAGAAGCCCTTTGCAGATTTTTCATAGGTGTAATAAGTTTTTTGAAAGAAGCCCAGTGTAGAAATGCATCTGTCTTCTTTCCCTTGTCGGCCAGAACACTGCCACCTTCATCTCCCTCAGAAACGCCTTCCATCTGAGCAGACACATCATTAAGATGTTCTTCTGAATCTTCAGGAGAAAGACTTGGTTCAGCTTCTTCCtcatctgtctgtttttttgaagAGAACCTCTTTCTGCAGGTCCCAGTAAAAAGTTGCTTAAGTGGAagtttttgaatttgtttttcaatgGAAGACAGGAGTTCGGCTTCAAATGATTTTCCTGGGAAGTCCTCTTCTGAGCTTGTTTCCTCATCATCAacatcttcttcatcttctgcaTATTTAATGTGATTAGTGTCTTCTGCTGAGAGAGTATCTGCCTTCTCTTCTACAACAGTTTGATGGATTTTAACTTCATTGATGACTCCACTTTTGATCTCGTCTTCATTTAGTGTTTCCTCAGTAATTATCACTGTTTCTGGGATATGTTCTGCTTCTGTTGTTTCTGGTGTAGTAGATTCTTCTTGTTGAGGTTCCTCTGTGGCTtctattgttgttttttcactCTCCTCTGTGGATAATTCTGCAATTTCCTCTGTTTCCTTGGGTTCCTCCATGGCAGTGACCTCTTCCTGTATCTCCTCCTCAATGGGCGTTGCAGAACTCTCAGTCTTTCGTAAACTGGAAAAGATTCCCTGTGTAAAGAATCTCTTCAAAGGGGACAGGGTGTCCTGTGGAGGACTGTAAGGAGACTCAGATGATATGTCTGCCTGTGATTTTTGGGGGACTTCCTCTGTAGCTTCCTGTAGGTCAACAGTATCTCCACCGTCTTTGTCAGTAGGAAGGTCTCCAGCAGGTCCACCTGGTTTTCCTCCAGCCTCAGACTCCTCTACTGGTTGTTCTTTCACATCATCCATCGTGGTTACCCCTTGAGCGTCTTCGGCCTCCTTGGAACTACTAGTTTCACCCTTGTCTTCCTTCCGCTCCTCCTGTGTCTCAGTGCTGTCACTCTGGTCTTTTTTCAATGTAAATTTCAATCCGATGGCTcgaaaaagttttttaaaacccaCTTCAGAGCTGTCAGCAGGACCCTCCTCTCTTCCTTTCTCTACTGTCAAAGTCTTGCcatcagatgattttttttcttccttcccaaCATTCACTTCTGGAACTTCTGCTCCATGAAGAACCTCTGTCAGCTCAGGGTTACCTTCCTTCTGTGACACAATTGTGTCTGTCTGGCtaactgcaacaaaaaaatcacacatcaaCATTATGTTTGCATAAAAATCACACTATAGTAGATTCATCTTGCATTCTTTGCAGATAAAATCCAACTGCAACAGtttgattttataaataaataatgctaattattttaatgttcattaGATTATGTTGCCATCACCTTCATACAACATAATGAAATTTCAGCCAGGTATTTAGATTAAGAAGGATTTCTTCATTTAGAGTTTAGCTTGGAATCTTCATTTTATGAATTCATTCAATAACACaggtaaatggaaaaacaagatGTGTTTTCTCACAACTGTAACATTTTATATTCCTTTAATCCCTTTCCATTTCCTTCACTCAGCGTAAACCATAGGACAGGTATCATAATGTCTATCCTCTGTTTCAGAAACTATCAAAGGAAGCAGTATGAGTAATTTACTACTACAATTAGGAAATAAGCATAAGGCAAAAACGGTGCTTTAAGCATTACTAGAAATATGTTTGCAATGATACAACATGAAACATCCAGTAGATACAGTTATTGCAGTAGTACAGGCAGCTGTTGATACATGAAAGTAGTATTGAGTCTTATTGCATAAGTCATAATATAATGCAGATAATATAAACATTCATCACTGAATGTTAAACCCTGGAATGTCAAATTGGGCACCATCTCACAGTTCCATTAAAATTAACCTGGccaaatataatattaaaaacaacattacTTTAACAAGTagtttttgcataatttaagtcataattttttaaaaaacaaaaaaaaaggttttctaaGAGACAAAATTTTCTAGTTTTAGCTGCGAGCCCTTCTTTTCTTTgattagaaaaatatttatgtgtcaGCAGAACTTGCAGAGTCGAAATTAATTATCCACAAAAAGAGAACTGGAAAATGAATTATCCACAAAATACAATTGTAtcatcaaaattattttaattaaatggatTTACAATACAGCCTTTCTAAGGCACATTATTGACAACACCCTTTTAATCAAAGAAAAATCTAAGACATTTATGCAGTTCAATAAAAAATCCCTACCTGTGAGAGCTATTGTTCCCAGCATCTGAAAACCGatataaaattttgaaaagaaagtaataggcacaaaataaattttaatagtTTAGCACTATTAAAAGAGCTCTGCTATAATTACTAAActatttttcaaactttatcCTTTAGACATGCACGCCAATAGTGGGTGAGGACGAGATGATGCTGAGGACCAGATGTCTTTGAGAACGCCCAAGAAGAAGAGCAGTCTGAATGTACTCTTCGGCTCACCGAGCAATAGTCATTCTCATCTGCTactccctcttcctccctctgtccctcctTTCTTCTTCCTGTTGTCTCTCTGGCTGCCACTGTCCCTCTTCCCTCCCATCAGTCAGCGCTCATGAATTGCAGCTTCTCTTCTCTTATTCTTTGAGCTATGATGTAAGTCACTGGATTTCAACTGCTTATAATGTTCTCAACTTCAGATTGAATCAAAGACGTATGAATATCATTGCttaatttgctttaaatcaCCAGGCTGACCAGGACCCTGTCAGGTTCATGCTTCACTTTGGCAGTTTAAACTACTATTTCTGTACAATAAATGAGGCACCTATATAAACACTCATACTGACATCTTTACAAACAATGACTGTCAGCAGGCAGCAATGACTACTGAGAATATTTCTatgaagtaaattaaaaattcatatatTAAACGGTCTGCAAACACTGAATCTTTGGtgtgattaaatatttttaactgtGTCCTTGAATTTAATCCAAGTGTGAatgaacacaaattaaaaaaaaataatgaatggtgaagaaaaacagaatcaaATAAGTCGGTAAGGCTATCTGagcacacacagaaaaggaCGATGCTCATATTGACTACAAGGCAGTGATTCAAATGACGGAAAAGTGACATAAGACTTCCAAAGGCCTGTCTCAGACTGGCACATTAACAATAGACTGCTCTGCTGCAGACACCGCTGTATACACAATACATACATATGGTTGCGCTAAATAAGACTTAAGCAAGTCGAATCCTAAATTTCCAGAAACCCCCTACATCACACATATTTAATTCGGTTTATCAAGTGTCTGTTAAAGTATTGAACCCgtccaaaagcaaaaagatTTTTAGCGTGAATTTCAAACAACCCCTCAGACAAACCCCTTCCCTTGtctcatttgtatttattatcatGTCTATATTTGTACTGTGTGtaacacatttatattcatgtgTCTGAAttatgtttactgtgttttgtggCACTAAGCCAATTTATGTTACCCCTAAACTTGCAGAAGCCATAtttcttttctgctctttattgtgaaataaaaataaatgtgaacttgaTCAAGAAAACTCTGGTCAAGATTTAATACAATGAGTCTTATTTTTATGCAGACTATAGTGTATTCTCCAATATGTTATGTGTTATGAGTTATGCAGTGAGTGGCAGATTGATGCTGTGAGACGAGggcaaaataaaacatcacaGGTTCCTCTCACCATGGACCAAGGCCTTCTCCTCTGACTGGCAATCAAATTGTTCCATCCGATCATCAAGTGTCCCAACCAGACTGGTGATCTGCCCATTTTTCTGCAGGATTCCAAGGAAAAAGAACTAGTTTACAGTTTTGAAGAACACATGTAATTCTGATCAAACAGAAAATTCTAGAAGTCCATATAACATAAATAATCATTGCGTTGAGTAGTAATACAGTTCTCTGAAAATAAATCCTGTTGATTTCCTGTAGCTCTGTATTGGCCTGCAATTCAAAATAACAAACCTATTATACTGTAGTTCTGGACATGTGATGCGGGTTCTGTAATATGTAATGACCAAGCATAATCATAAATTATTCAACCTtatggaaaagtttttttttttgctttgaaaacctACATATAAATCATAAATCAAATACTTTCTGGACCTAAAATAACCATTGTGCTAACAATTACAAGGAACttttgcgaaaaaaaaaaaaaaatctgtttataaaATGAAGAGCTGAAAGCAGAAGACAATGTCCTTCACATGTATGTCTATGTCTGGaactttgcaaaaaaacaaaaagtgacacAAGCAGTTGCTGTTACAGATGCGACGAGTTCGTTTACATCATGGGCTCCTCGCGCAACAATGAACTGCCCACAAAGATGTCTTTGGGGGAGATGGACAAAGGCACGAATTGAACGAATGACGCCATGCAGGGGTCCTTATTGCCGTCGCATCCTGGGGACCAGTTTTCCCAGAGCCCTGAGTTGGACACTGCTGTAATTCAGCAGGCCAAGCAACTTcacatgtcattttaaatgggttctggactttctaaggggcagaccccagtcctttagaattgggaaccacacatccaggtcaataattataaacacaggaactccgcagggctgcgtgctgagcaccatgctctacgcactcttaacccatgattgtgtggcctcccagaacaacaccagcatcatcaaatttgctgatgacacgacagtcattggactgataacgggaggCGATGAGTCGGCATACACGAGGGAAGTGGCCaacctagtgaagtggtgccacgacaacaatctctccctcaatgtcaacaaaacaaaggagttgataataAATCcacggaggaggagggagcaacactcatcactgcatattggtggagagggtgagaagcttcagattcctgggtgttcacattactgaagatctcaccttgTCTCACAACACatcacatctggtcaagaaatcacaccagcgtctgcatttcttgagaaggctgaggaaatttggcatgccaagtcgaatcctcagaagcttctataggtgtgcaatcgagagcgtcctcaccagctctaccACAGTGTGATTTGGaaactgcacagtacaggatcgtaaggccctacagcgagtggtgaaagctgctcaaaccatctctggaacgtccttaccatcactggagggcctataccaggccagaacattcaggagagccattaacatcatcaagggacaacagtcatccccagcacagccttttcagacccttaccatcaggcagatgctacaggagtgctaaagccagaacctcaaggctgaaaaacagtttttacccacaggccatcaggcttgtgaacgaaacccatccactgcctctccacccatcacggcagacacagttcaccctctgagcctgagaggtatCAAttaccccccatccctcccacacacacacatacacatccacaacgccaataacatcagagaccacagactacctccgcataccttgcgtacacaaatacacaccctctctcaactgcgaatagacccgctctgcctctgcaggactttgcacatgtacgacttccatgtttacattgcgcactgcatactgtatatacacatataacctcgtttcttgaatggtcatttttgtaaatttgtgatttacgccttgtgttttccttgtgtttttcttgtgttttcctttccatatgtccttataatttatgtcataggcttctgagaggattcacagagtaagaatctcattgtgtaatgaactgtttactgtacacatgacaataaactcttgatcTTGAACTTGAAATGCTTTACTGTATGTCAGCTCACTATGATGTGTTCCCCCGTGGCTAGAATCCTTTGTGGCGAGGCTGCAAAATAAGGGTAGACACAGGTAAACACACAAACCTTAATAGTCTGATACCTGGTGGCAGTAGGTAATGTATCCCACCACCTACtctacccttcatcaaggtagtattttatatttttcaccaTATGGTATTCATTTGTCTTCTACTCTTTTACCCCCTTGTATCCTAGTGAACAGCTGTCAAAATTTCTAGAATGAAAGCACCTCTGTAACCAGAAAATTCTACTTACTGAGTAAATAGCATCCAATAGCTTGCAAGAAAccataaaacatgtaaaattaaaaactaaagtgtaaaaaaaaaaactaaaaattaaactaTAAAATGACTACAGTCATAGTTGACCGTTTGTATTAATACCTGACCCGGTTTTAAATAATAAGATAaccctttttttaaagaaaggaagatactacagcagaacTTTTATTAGGACTGATATTCCTTTAATGCAAGAGCTTGCAGTTTGTCATCTCTGACAAGTAACAGAGAACAGGATCGGTATTGCTGTCGAGGTCCTGTTTTCAGATTTTCGGTCCCTTCACTCTTGCAGTGATTTTAAAGCACTAGTGCCAGGCCACCGACCTCCACCTTCCATGAAACAGAGTACAGACCATCAATTTACACTCTCTTACAAAGCTGGGATCTGTTTGTCTTGACTCATCCCTGTTCTTCATCTGCCAGACACACGCTGTGACTTCCTGATCACGGGCATCTTCAACACATCACAGTTGTTTCACTGAATtaattttgggggaaaaaatgcccATTGTTTCTTTGTACACAAGTAAACATTGCAGTCATGCAGCCTCTGACAGAGCAGGGACTGTGTGTACATGTACTGTTCCTTTACCCCTTGTCTCTTCATTCTGACTCTCATGTCACTGATTTATTCCACATAGCTGAATTATTTTCCTAATATCAGTATGTCAAGATAAAACATGTTTTGGGCACGCGTATTGAATATCTCCAGTTTGTACTTTTCTACAGCACAAAAGCGTCCTGTTACACTTGTAATAGTGATGACatcataacatttacatttattcatttagtagacgctcttctccaaagcaatgtacatctcatagaaaatacattatgtgcattatattagcagaaagagagacttagatgcagacgtgtaattcttaagtacagttagtttgtttctttccaccatatgaatcaatgttcatcacacaagtagctgcataaaactttatcagaatattgacaattcctgatcaccttcctaatatatattttttggaaaTACATATTAACACATTAAATCATGATGTAATACTGTACTGGAGAATTACTAGAAtgacataaatttaaaaataaaaaatagatagatagatagatagatgtttgTAAAAATCACTGCTCTGTCTTATGATTTAATGGagaaataactttaaaattacCAAGCAAGTATTTAATGAAGTCCTGATGAATATGGTACAGTGACTCTGTGCCAACTTGACTCCATCAAAAAATTAACCCACTGTtggtggggtaatttttactatgtcaAATGAGGGTAAGTGCCATGATAGAGGGCAATGCAGCAGAAACACTGCATTACATTCTGTT encodes the following:
- the LOC108921133 gene encoding A-kinase anchor protein 12-like, whose protein sequence is MGASNSAEVRSAERRGGARDVRTADPQKNGQITSLVGTLDDRMEQFDCQSEEKALVHVSQTDTIVSQKEGNPELTEVLHGAEVPEVNVGKEEKKSSDGKTLTVEKGREEGPADSSEVGFKKLFRAIGLKFTLKKDQSDSTETQEERKEDKGETSSSKEAEDAQGVTTMDDVKEQPVEESEAGGKPGGPAGDLPTDKDGGDTVDLQEATEEVPQKSQADISSESPYSPPQDTLSPLKRFFTQGIFSSLRKTESSATPIEEEIQEEVTAMEEPKETEEIAELSTEESEKTTIEATEEPQQEESTTPETTEAEHIPETVIITEETLNEDEIKSGVINEVKIHQTVVEEKADTLSAEDTNHIKYAEDEEDVDDEETSSEEDFPGKSFEAELLSSIEKQIQKLPLKQLFTGTCRKRFSSKKQTDEEEAEPSLSPEDSEEHLNDVSAQMEGVSEGDEGGSVLADKGKKTDAFLHWASFKKLITPMKNLQRASGSEEEVTNLIVTEEEDEMKPTEDEQAEFSTEEPKKKASSSVSWESLICVGSSKKRARKGSGGGEEKPEESQELIKEPELEISQEVDHEQTGGDGGSTWVSLKKLIPGSKKKKSDDQQEQVSSDQAGSDTLLVDLESPPAVPVSESSALEPVDITLNEDIPQKQADVAGEVVTEDTIAKIPSEELSQDHETPDVTTEVPQEYEVKQAEAVLQEAVESISLIPVVLPVTLADTKVEVVLVSVSSQILESVTKEEKTVLAAHEMSEVTAICTGFDSKAKSQVAAEIHEADIKEQKIQFQEAGAQVQQILEEKEKFPEQNGIEEVSQAQIEVKEQISEAVNDLQEAVPVKEALVSSGEGEIETLEVHLVAEDTPKPVAEGPVVSNADEFASGQSTNVIEVSSAKREKSEEDHIKDTAGDAPVVEAVIKSDVDVALTNVTAAVEDVCESIEKTAEESFLQTQATAAEEHRPDISPESTKEAMEIISETEREFFVSNVHHETEVATITPTDSLATSIITKGDKTEEQEVSETETVETGPALLEENVDVREVAEGSKKAEEELTEEEVRHEAKEDTECDKSHTTREEDSHEEEDAKVELEDQGLDHQATEIAVDGVPFELVSVRDVSSQTDEVEVYSSEPETKEDPCQEVSDTKTEERATVELQKSEDAEQATTAKVDSGLMEAIVPDSQCQMLLAQEQCEAIKEEESQVTEHVDLPESTTGGPPECQKPRADILQTSVEGPQQSTVVPVADIGSETVATKDMQYQEATSESIQSKVV